One window of Halonatronomonas betaini genomic DNA carries:
- a CDS encoding ADP-ribosylglycohydrolase family protein, with translation MKLTQKEQQTYNKFSGTLIGLAVGDALGAAVEFKPRGSFQQVTDMRGGGPHNLEPGYWTDDTSMALCLAESLIESGFDLKDQLDKYLKWYRDGYLSSTGSCFDIGINTSNALANYEQTGELPPEKERAAGNGSLMRLAPIPMYYHNSFQKAVKYSGESSLSTHNNIMAIDACRFTGGLIQTFISSDYNSNASKEDSIRSTADQLSLDGRVKEAITGALTKESDQQIKSDGFVINSLEASLWSFVNTSTFKAAVLKAVNLGHDADTTGAITGQIAGAFYGRDGIPESWILQLADEAKIYEIIDDLFSIRF, from the coding sequence TTGAAACTTACCCAAAAAGAACAGCAAACCTACAACAAGTTCAGCGGAACCCTAATAGGCCTGGCAGTCGGCGATGCCCTGGGAGCAGCAGTAGAATTCAAACCCAGGGGCAGTTTCCAGCAGGTCACAGACATGCGAGGTGGCGGTCCCCATAATCTAGAGCCAGGTTACTGGACCGATGATACCAGCATGGCCCTCTGCCTTGCTGAAAGTCTTATAGAATCAGGCTTTGATCTAAAAGACCAGCTCGATAAATACCTGAAATGGTATCGAGACGGCTACTTAAGCTCAACTGGCAGCTGCTTTGATATTGGCATCAATACCTCTAATGCACTGGCTAATTACGAGCAGACCGGAGAGCTTCCGCCAGAAAAGGAGAGGGCTGCCGGCAATGGCAGCTTAATGCGCCTGGCCCCAATCCCCATGTATTACCACAATAGCTTTCAAAAGGCAGTCAAATATTCTGGTGAGAGCTCACTGTCAACCCATAATAATATCATGGCCATCGATGCCTGCCGCTTTACCGGCGGACTTATCCAGACCTTTATCAGCTCAGATTATAACTCAAATGCCAGTAAAGAGGACAGTATCAGATCCACAGCAGATCAACTATCCCTGGATGGCAGGGTAAAAGAGGCAATCACAGGCGCCCTCACTAAAGAGTCAGACCAGCAGATAAAATCAGATGGCTTTGTCATCAATTCATTAGAGGCCAGCCTCTGGTCATTTGTAAATACCAGCACCTTTAAAGCGGCAGTCTTAAAAGCTGTCAACTTAGGCCATGACGCCGATACAACAGGAGCTATCACCGGCCAGATCGCCGGGGCCTTCTATGGCAGAGACGGAATTCCTGAAAGCTGGATCCTGCAGCTGGCTGATGAAGCTAAAATCTATGAGATCATAGACGATCTCTTCTCCATCAGATTCTAA
- a CDS encoding CPBP family intramembrane glutamic endopeptidase, producing the protein MDSRARRPLNTYYLIAFIFTWTCWIGAILLGYEDKTFIEIVNRQFQSGQELATFILFRIGVYGPLLAALITTGYLYKTRGLKEFWQRLTRWHIPVRWYLFVFLLPVLINLAVVLIGLLIGVELSAFFASGLPVSYIILLFIYQIITSGLEEPGWRGFVLENLLEKYPADKASWILGLVWAIWHFPYLFYLYWGGGIQVLLPSLLGFTLAIIGQTFIISWFYVNTRSIFLAILLHAWLNTSAAVIIGEITIVNPALGIIPGLATWLVVFVLIKRYGNQLTVNPG; encoded by the coding sequence ATGGACTCCAGGGCTAGAAGACCGCTGAACACCTATTATCTAATCGCATTTATATTCACCTGGACTTGCTGGATCGGGGCGATTTTACTCGGCTACGAGGATAAGACTTTCATAGAGATAGTCAACCGCCAGTTCCAGTCAGGCCAGGAGTTGGCCACCTTTATCCTATTCAGGATCGGGGTTTACGGTCCGCTTCTGGCAGCTCTTATTACCACCGGATACCTCTATAAAACCAGGGGATTAAAAGAGTTCTGGCAGCGGCTAACCAGATGGCATATTCCGGTCAGGTGGTATCTCTTTGTCTTTCTCCTCCCGGTCTTAATTAACCTGGCCGTTGTCCTTATTGGCCTGCTAATAGGTGTTGAACTGTCAGCCTTCTTTGCCAGTGGTCTGCCAGTATCATATATCATCCTCCTTTTTATCTATCAGATCATAACCAGCGGCCTGGAGGAGCCAGGCTGGCGGGGTTTTGTCCTGGAGAATCTATTGGAAAAGTATCCTGCCGATAAAGCTAGCTGGATCTTAGGGCTGGTCTGGGCTATCTGGCATTTTCCCTATCTATTTTATCTCTACTGGGGTGGCGGGATTCAGGTGCTGCTGCCGTCACTGCTAGGCTTCACCCTGGCAATTATCGGCCAGACCTTCATAATCAGCTGGTTCTATGTAAACACTAGAAGTATATTTCTGGCCATCTTACTCCATGCCTGGCTAAATACCTCAGCTGCAGTTATCATAGGCGAGATAACTATCGTTAATCCGGCCCTTGGTATAATTCCTGGCCTGGCAACCTGGCTTGTCGTCTTTGTCCTTATAAAGAGATATGGAAATCAGCTAACTGTAAATCCAGGATAA